A genomic window from Buteo buteo chromosome 13, bButBut1.hap1.1, whole genome shotgun sequence includes:
- the ISL2 gene encoding insulin gene enhancer protein ISL-2 encodes MVDILLPRPLPGAMGEPSKRRPGLALCAGCGGRIQDPFLLRVSPDLEWHVACLKCAECGQPLDETCTCFLRDGKAYCKRDYSRLFGIKCAQCRAAFSSSDLVMRARDHVYHLECFRCAACGRQLLPGDQFCLRERDLLCRADHGPTPDGSAAAARGPRSPALPPPAAHLAEPVPGRPPAPRPPAHKAAEKTTRVRTVLNEKQLHTLRTCYAANPRPDALMKEQLVEMTGLSPRVIRVWFQNKRCKDKKKSILMKQLQQQQHSDKTSLQGLTGTPLVAGSPIRHESAVQGSAVEVQTYQPPWKALSEFALQSDLEQPAAFQQLVSFSESGSLGTSSGSDVTSLSSQLPDTPNSMVPSPAET; translated from the exons ATGGTGGACATCCTCCTCCCGCGGCCGCTCCCGGGCGCCATGGGGGAGCCCTCCAAGA GGCGGCCGGGGCTGGCCCTGtgcgcgggctgcgggggccgCATCCAGGACCCCTTCCTGCTGCGGGTGTCGCCGGATCTGGAGTGGCACGTCGCCTGCCTCAAGTGCGCCGAGTGCGGGCAGCCCCTGGACGAGACCTGCACATGCTTCCTGCGCGACGGCAAGGCCTACTGCAAGCGGGATTACAGCAG GCTCTTCGGCATCAAGTGCGCCCAGTGCCGGGCGGCCTTCAGCAGCAGCGACCTGGTGATGCGCGCCCGCGACCACGTCTACCACCTGGAGTGTTTCCGCTGCGCTGCCTGCGGCCGCCAGCTCCTGCCCGGCGACCAGTTCTGCCTGCGGGAGCGCGACCTGCTCTGCCGCGCCGACCACGGGCCGACCCCCGAcggctctgccgccgccgcccgcggtCCGCGCAGCCCGGCGCTGCCACCGCCCGCCGCCCACCTGGCAG AGCCGGTGCCCgggcggccgcccgccccgcggccgccggcgcaCAAGGCGGCGGAGAAGACCACCCGCGTGAGGACGGTGCTGAACGAGAAGCAGCTGCACACACTGCGGACCTGCTACGCCGCCAACCCGCGCCCCGACGCCCTGATGAAGGAGCAGCTGGTGGAGATGACGGGGCTCAGCCCCCGCGTCATCCGCGTCTGGTTCCAGAACAAGCGCTGCAAGGACAAGAAGAAGTCCATCCTCATgaagcagctccagcagcagcagcacagcgaCAAGACG AGCCTGCAGGGCCTCACCGGGACGCCGCTGGTGGCCGGCAGCCCCATCCGCCACGAGAGTGCCGTGCAGGGCAGCGCCGTGGAGGTCCAGACCTACCAGCCGCCCTGGAAAGCGCTCAGCGAGTTCGCCCTGCAGAGCGATCTGGAGCAACCCGCCGCCTTCCAACAGCTG gtCTCCTTCTCCGAGTCCGGCTCCTTGGGCACCTCCTCCGGCAGCGACGTGACTTCGCTGTCCTCCCAGCTCCCCGACACCCCCAACAGCATGGTGCCCAGCCCGGCCGAGACGTGA